Within Vicia villosa cultivar HV-30 ecotype Madison, WI linkage group LG1, Vvil1.0, whole genome shotgun sequence, the genomic segment gaaggactcaccctgatatggctaacaagatcaaagtggaggttcaaaagcaactcgacgcaggtttcctagtcacctctgagtatcctcaatggttggccaacatagtgccagttccgaagaaagatggaaaagtcagaatgtgtgttgactaccgtgacttgaacaaagccagtccaaaagatgactttccattaccacatattgacatgctggtcgataacaccgctaagttcaatgtcttttccttcatggacgggttctccggttataatcagatcaagatggctcctgaagacatggagaagacatctttcatcaccccatggggtactttttgctacaaagtgatgccgtttggattaaagaatgcaggcgcaacttaccaaagggcaatgactactctctttcatgacatgatgcataaagaaattgaagtttatgtggacgacatgatagccaagtccagcacagaagaagaacatattgaataccttcttaagttgtttcaacgattaaggaaatatcagcttcgtttgaatcctaacaaatgtacttttggggttagatctggaaaactcttgggtttcattgtcagccaaagaggtattgaagtagatcccgacaaagtcagagctattcaagagatgcctgcaccaaaaactgaaaagcaagtaagaggatttctcggacgattgaactatatctccagatttatttctcaaatgactgctacttgtgggccaattttcaagcttctccgcaaagatcaaggggttgtatggactgaagattgccaaaaagcgttcgacagtatcaaggaatacctgttagaaccaccgatattgattcctccagttgaaggaagaccgttaatcatgtaccttactgtgttagaagaatccatgggttgtatgcttggacaacaagatgaaaccggtaagaaggagcatgccatctattacttgagtaagaaattcacagattgtgagtctcgttactccatgctcgaaaaaacatgttgtgctttggcttgggcttcaaaacgtctccgccaatacatgatcaacaatactacttggttaatctccaaaatggatccgatcaagtatgtctttgaaaagcctgccttaacaggaaggattgcccgatggcaaatgttgttatccgaatatgacatagaataccgtgctcaaaaagcggtcaaaggaagcattctcgccgatcacttggcgcatcaaccaatcaatgaatatcaatctctcaagttcgactttcctgatgaagatgtcttgtacttgaaaatgaaagattgtgacgaaccgttacctgaagaaggtcctgagcctggatcaagatggggcctaatttttgatggagcagtaaacgcttttggcaatggaattggggcaatcatcatcactcccaagggtactcatatcccattctccgccagattgctatttgactgtaccaacaacatcgcagaatatgaagcttgtatcatgggtctcgaagaagccattgacttaaggatcaagatccttgacatatatggagattcagctctcgtgatcaaccaaatcaaagacaaatgggaaactttccaccctggcttgattccttacagagattatgcaagacgtctgttgactttcttcaacaaggttgaattgcatcatatacctcgagatcagaatcgaatggcagacgccttggctactctatcttccatgttcaaagtcaatcactggaatgatgtgcctaaagtcaaaattacgcgccttgaaaggcccgcctatgtgtttgcaactgaagcagtcatcgatgataaaccgtggttccacgacatcaaacgcttccttcaaactcaagagtacccgcttggggcatcaaacaaagataagaaaactctaaggagactttctggcaatttcttcctgaacggagatgtgctatacaaaagaaatttcgacatggttttgctcagatgcgtggacagacacgaagcagacatgttaatgcatgaagtgcatgaagggtcttttggaactcattcaaatgggcatgcaatgtccaaaaagatcttaagagcaggatactattggttgacaatggaatctgactgttataaacacgtgaagagatgtcacaagtgccagatctatgcagataagatccatgtgccaccgactctactcaacgttctctcatctccgtggcctttctccatgtggggtatcgacatgattggaatgatcgaaccgaaagcttcaaacggtcatcgtttcatcttggtagcaattgattacttcaccaaatgggtcgaagcagcatcttacgccaatgttacaagacaagtggttgtgaggtttatcaagaataacatcatttgccgatatggtattcccagcaagatcattactgataatggttcaaacctgaataacaagatgatgaaagaattgtgtaaggaattcaagattgagcatcataactcttctccttacagaccaaaaatgaacggcgccgttgaagctgctaacaagaacattaagaagatcgtccagaaaatggtcgtcacttacaaagactggcatgaaatgctgccatttgctttacatgggtaccgtacctcagtgcgtacttcaacaggggcaactcccttttctctagtatacggcatggaagctgtgctccccgtagaagtcgaaatcccatcaatgagagtcctcatggagactaagttatcagaggctgaatggtgtcaaagcagatacgatcagttgaacttaattgaagaaaaacgtatgactgctctatgccatggccagttataccaagcaaggatgaaacaagctttcaacaaaaaggttcgacctcgtgaatttcaagaaggcgacctcgtgcttaaaaagatcttgtcttttcaaccagattctaggggcaaatggtctcctaattatgaaggcccgtatgttgtcaaaagagcattttctggcggtgccatgattcttactaccatggatggtgatgaactcccacatcctgtgaatgcagatgcagtcaagaaatactttgtctaaaaaatacaaaagaacagctcggtaagtcgaaaacccgcaaagggcgacttaggcaaaaatgagcgtctcgatggactgaaaacccgaaagggcggtccaggcaaaaattagagacaataaacagaaaaaaaattcatcctggtagattgaaaacctgaaagggcaatctaggcaaaaattagggatttatgacaaagtaactgcattagtctatacttcgtcacctgaagagtctgtacttcatcaaaggatcttcaatcaaatcatcgccaatctgaagcgacaggcgcggttggaactcaaagttgttagggggaatagtagttattgctttcaatgtagccttttccgcataattaccattttcaaattttgtaaatactccatggaatcacgcctttagctgatttccatcctattaaataaatttgagccttgtgcccatttgtttgcaatctctaatttcttttagcttgtaaaatgacgctttaattgtgttattcgtttttgaaaaaaaaaaggaaaaaataagttttaaatgaatttacttcacttttctttttcaaaataaaagcgaaattttcctttgagttgtgaacaacggaaggaacatcagcagtcgtctccataggatgaacaaaaaggaTTCTCCCGAAAAAATTGTTgtgacaacggtattcttgtcccagaaaagaattcttgaagcaattacccctcgaggtaaaaaagctcttctatccccagtgaagaaggtcttttatccccagtgaagaagattttccatctccagtgaagaagttctttcatctcaacaagaaaagatgcttgtcttccccagagaagttgaaagcatgcaacaccattcatcacccgtgtttaTCGACAccatgttgaaaaacatttgccaagtatctggttgtattgcgacgctggtccatctccagtatatacttcattgtctgtcagtatcgtcagcattcatgctacattcatgacattcatcattcatacgtatttgcatcatttatgcatgcttgcatttttcatgtttgcttcgaaatcacttgttcaggatatatctatcccaaaaaaaagaaaaagagaaaaaagaaaaaaaagaagaagaaaaaagagaagaaaaaaaaaagagaaataggtATGGGCGTGTTATCTCTCcagtaggtcgtcacccataagcaaaaaaaaaaaaaaaaaacatattctttctccagttccccactgagatcattcctcgtggaaaaaggttgctttagtttctcctctcaaaacgaaggagaaaatacccattcgagttcattcctcattgggtacaaagtcttgtttgactgtttctttccaatt encodes:
- the LOC131602256 gene encoding uncharacterized protein LOC131602256; this encodes MCVDYRDLNKASPKDDFPLPHIDMLVDNTAKFNVFSFMDGFSGYNQIKMAPEDMEKTSFITPWGTFCYKVMPFGLKNAGATYQRAMTTLFHDMMHKEIEVYVDDMIAKSSTEEEHIEYLLKLFQRLRKYQLRLNPNKCTFGVRSGKLLGFIVSQRGIEVDPDKVRAIQEMPAPKTEKQVRGFLGRLNYISRFISQMTATCGPIFKLLRKDQGVVWTEDCQKAFDSIKEYLLEPPILIPPVEGRPLIMYLTVLEESMGCMLGQQDETGKKEHAIYYLSKKFTDCESRYSMLEKTCCALAWASKRLRQYMINNTTWLISKMDPIKYVFEKPALTGRIARWQMLLSEYDIEYRAQKAVKGSILADHLAHQPINEYQSLKFDFPDEDVLYLKMKDCDEPLPEEGPEPGSRWGLIFDGAVNAFGNGIGAIIITPKGTHIPFSARLLFDCTNNIAEYEACIMGLEEAIDLRIKILDIYGDSALVINQIKDKWETFHPGLIPYRDYARRLLTFFNKVELHHIPRDQNRMADALATLSSMFKVNHWNDVPKVKITRLERPAYVFATEAVIDDKPWFHDIKRFLQTQEYPLGASNKDKKTLRRLSGNFFLNGDVLYKRNFDMVLLRCVDRHEADMLMHEVHEGSFGTHSNGHAMSKKILRAGYYWLTMESDCYKHVKRCHKCQIYADKIHVPPTLLNVLSSPWPFSMWGIDMIGMIEPKASNGHRFILVAIDYFTKWVEAASYANVTRQVVVRFIKNNIICRYGIPSKIITDNGSNLNNKMMKELCKEFKIEHHNSSPYRPKMNGAVEAANKNIKKIVQKMVVTYKDWHEMLPFALHGYRTSVRTSTGATPFSLVYGMEAVLPVEVEIPSMRVLMETKLSEAEWCQSRYDQLNLIEEKRMTALCHGQLYQARMKQAFNKKVRPREFQEGDLVLKKILSFQPDSRGKWSPNYEGPYVVKRAFSGGAMILTTMDGDELPHPVNADAVKKYFV